The Ooceraea biroi isolate clonal line C1 chromosome 1, Obir_v5.4, whole genome shotgun sequence genome has a window encoding:
- the LOC105283967 gene encoding TIP41-like protein, translating into MTTVKVHGGIDILRLPVNEEEHVCPPWRIKYTQSHILHSKCSKSESGCDAKDADACQFCRYSNTLELPHMPDMVFPNNVLTLKHQDGALLEFNALDALRYVSNGKINVQLACAEAWKESRSESSEYLEEKIKPFDWTFTTNYTGTVSGFEVSETNERIDMDKLRQRDKIMFYHELTLFEDELHDNGIAASSVKIRVMPSSFFILLRYFLRIDNVMLRINDTRIYHEFGKNYLLREFTSREAKVQDIRVSPALFLEPSAIAPHLPLTKSKYHKLIITEKEEGSKLSEDTTAQSETATEETVAEASEHTVDSSVT; encoded by the exons ATGACAACCGTAAAGGTACATGGTGGCATCGATATCCTGAGGTTACCAGTAAACGAGGAGGAGCATGTCTGTCCTCCGTGGCGCATCAAGTACACGCAGTCCCACATACTGCACTCGAAATGCTCGAAAAGCGAGAGCGGCTGTGACGCCAAAGACGCAGATGCCTGTCAGTTCTGCAG ATACAGCAACACGTTGGAGTTGCCGCACATGCCCGACATGGTGTTCCCCAACAACGTGCTGACGCTGAAGCATCAAGACGGAGCGTTGCTGGAATTTAACGCTTTAGACGCACTGAGATACGTCTCCAACGGCAAGATCAACGTGCAGCTTGCTTGTGCAGAGGCATGGAAGGAATCCAG GTCGGAGAGCAGCGAGTATTTGGAGGAGAAAATAAAGCCGTTCGATTGGACGTTCACCACCAATTACACCGGCACGGTATCCGGCTTCGAAGTCAGCGAAACGAACGAGAGGATCGATATGGACAAGCTGAGGCAGCGGGACAAGATTATGTTTTATCATGAGTTAACGCTGTTCGAAGACGAGCTCCACGATAACGGCATCGCAGCGAGTTCAGTAAAAATC AGAGTCATGCCCAGCAGTTTTTTCATCCTACTCCGATACTTTCTGAGAATCGATAACGTAATGCTGAGGATAAACGACACCCGCATCTACCATGAATTCGGGAAGAATTACTTATTGCGTGAGTTCACGTCGCGCGAGGCTAAAGTTCAAGATATTCGA gtTTCACCGGCACTTTTCCTGGAACCGAGCGCAATAGCACCCCATTTGCCATTAACGAAAAGCAAATATCACAAGTTGATAATAACTGAAAAGGAAGAAGGGTCTAAATTAAGTGAAGACACAACTGCGCAAAGCGAGACTGCGACTGAAGAAACAGTAGCGGAAGCCAGTGAACACACAGTAGACAGCTCCGTTACTTAA